The Cellulophaga sp. L1A9 genome window below encodes:
- a CDS encoding twin-arginine translocase TatA/TatE family subunit, whose translation MLTTHFLFISGGEIFFILFIVVMVFGADKIPDIARGLGKGMRQLKDATEDIKQEIQKSADKQGINTDFTKDIKNQIDKVKENINDVTGTIKRK comes from the coding sequence ATGTTAACGACACATTTTTTATTTATAAGTGGTGGGGAGATATTCTTCATACTTTTTATAGTGGTGATGGTATTTGGAGCAGATAAAATTCCAGATATTGCCCGTGGTTTGGGTAAAGGGATGCGTCAATTGAAAGATGCTACTGAAGATATTAAACAAGAAATTCAGAAAAGCGCTGATAAGCAAGGCATCAATACCGACTTCACTAAAGACATAAAAAACCAAATAGATAAAGTTAAGGAGAACATTAACGACGTTACGGGTACCATTAAGAGAAAGTAA
- a CDS encoding phosphatase PAP2 family protein — MFDKLLTWDRETFIYLNSLGIEEYDQFWSIATNISTWIPLYVLFLFLVMYKRSKEEKIKKILTAVLMLLFVLLLTGVTKELVGRIRPSSDAEINTLIRIIKGSNGFSFFSGHSAYSFALTTIVVLFIKDIFKWSWVFYIWPIFLAFSRIYVGVHYPVDLITGAIVGILSGDLFYGIYLKFIAPYSRSNHHE; from the coding sequence ATGTTCGATAAATTGTTAACCTGGGATAGGGAAACTTTTATTTATTTAAATAGTCTGGGCATTGAAGAATACGACCAATTTTGGAGTATTGCCACAAATATCTCTACTTGGATTCCACTTTATGTGCTATTCCTCTTTCTTGTGATGTACAAGAGAAGCAAAGAAGAAAAAATTAAAAAAATACTTACCGCTGTTTTAATGTTACTTTTTGTTTTACTTCTTACGGGAGTAACAAAAGAATTAGTTGGGAGAATACGCCCAAGTTCAGATGCTGAAATAAATACCTTAATTCGTATTATAAAAGGTTCTAATGGCTTTAGTTTCTTTTCAGGGCATTCTGCTTATTCCTTTGCATTAACCACAATTGTAGTGCTCTTTATTAAAGATATTTTTAAGTGGAGCTGGGTATTTTATATATGGCCTATATTTTTGGCGTTTAGCCGTATTTATGTAGGAGTGCATTATCCTGTAGATTTAATAACAGGTGCCATCGTAGGTATACTTTCTGGGGATTTATTTTACGGAATTTATTTAAAATTTATAGCACCCTACTCAAGGTCAAACCATCACGAATAG
- a CDS encoding O-methyltransferase — translation MHFLSPLLENYIADNSQQEPEVLQELTKETHLRVIQPRMITGHFQGRALSLLSKIIHPKTILEIGTYTGYSAICLAEGLQKNGTLHTIDVNEELVDMQRKYFDKSGFGNQIIQHTGDALEIIPELNETFDLIFIDAEKASYDYYFEAVLKKTKPGSVILSDNVLWSGKVVEPLNPKDKVTKILLDYNKKLKEDPRVETVLLPIRDGLTLSRVL, via the coding sequence ATGCATTTCTTATCTCCTTTACTTGAAAATTATATTGCTGACAATTCTCAACAAGAACCCGAGGTTTTACAAGAGCTCACAAAAGAGACACATTTAAGAGTCATTCAGCCCAGAATGATTACGGGTCATTTTCAAGGAAGAGCTTTGAGTTTACTCTCCAAAATCATCCACCCTAAAACTATTTTAGAAATTGGCACCTACACGGGCTATTCTGCTATTTGTTTGGCTGAAGGATTACAAAAAAATGGTACACTACATACCATTGATGTCAATGAAGAACTGGTAGATATGCAGCGTAAATATTTTGACAAAAGCGGATTTGGAAATCAGATTATTCAACACACTGGCGATGCGCTTGAGATTATTCCAGAATTAAACGAAACCTTTGATTTAATTTTTATTGATGCCGAAAAAGCAAGCTATGATTATTATTTTGAGGCCGTCCTTAAAAAAACAAAACCTGGAAGTGTTATATTATCTGATAATGTCTTGTGGTCTGGAAAAGTGGTAGAACCCCTGAATCCTAAAGACAAAGTGACTAAAATATTATTAGATTATAATAAAAAATTAAAAGAAGATCCTAGAGTTGAAACGGTATTATTACCTATTCGTGATGGTTTGACCTTGAGTAGGGTGCTATAA
- a CDS encoding GNAT family N-acetyltransferase — protein sequence MKDITIRDAVEKDLPVLLAFEQGIVSAERPFDPTLAEDPISYYNIEKLMTDSASKVVVACVGEKIAGSGFATILPAKNYLAHEEYVNLHFMYTDPEYRGKGVNALIMNTLKEWAHRKDIKEIRLTVYQDNIPAIKAYEKVGFKKHIIEMRLV from the coding sequence ATGAAGGATATAACGATTCGTGATGCTGTAGAAAAAGATTTACCTGTTCTGCTAGCGTTTGAACAAGGTATTGTTAGTGCAGAAAGACCCTTTGATCCCACCTTGGCCGAAGATCCTATTAGCTATTATAATATTGAGAAATTAATGACAGACAGTGCTAGTAAAGTGGTGGTGGCTTGTGTTGGAGAAAAAATAGCGGGTAGTGGTTTTGCAACGATATTGCCAGCAAAAAACTATTTGGCGCATGAAGAATACGTTAACCTGCATTTTATGTATACAGATCCAGAGTATAGAGGTAAAGGTGTAAATGCATTAATCATGAATACCTTAAAAGAATGGGCACATCGTAAGGACATCAAAGAAATTAGATTAACAGTGTATCAAGATAATATACCTGCGATTAAGGCGTATGAGAAAGTAGGGTTTAAAAAACATATCATAGAAATGAGATTAGTTTAA
- the kynU gene encoding kynureninase: MKFENSLEFAQKLDQVDPLKKYREEFHFPKVDGKPVIYFTGNSLGLQPKRTQKIVDEVMTDWAQLAVEGHFYAEKPWWDYHERLAAPLAKVVGAKTAEVSVMNTLTVNLHLLMVSFYRPTQKRFKIICEEKAFPSDQYMLTSQVKFHGFDPKDAIVEVKKREGEHHWRTEDVIAKINEVGDALALVLIGGVNYYNGQVFDMENITKAGKAAGAFVGWDLAHGAGNVELKLNEWNADFAAWCSYKYMNSGPGNASGVYINEKHLNNPDIPRFEGWWGTKKETRFLMKPEFEPMENADAWQISNAPILAIAPYLASLTMFEEVGMPALLKKRDTIVAYLEYILHEIDAEVSSSFEIITPEDRGCQLSVLLHGQGKSLFNYLMKNGVITDWREPNVIRLAPAPFYCSYEDMYRFGQLLKKGILALEKENS; this comes from the coding sequence ATGAAATTTGAAAATTCTTTGGAGTTCGCTCAAAAATTAGACCAAGTAGATCCGTTAAAAAAATATAGAGAGGAGTTTCATTTTCCTAAAGTTGATGGTAAGCCTGTAATCTATTTTACGGGAAATTCTTTGGGTTTGCAACCAAAAAGAACTCAGAAAATTGTAGATGAGGTCATGACAGATTGGGCGCAATTAGCAGTAGAAGGACATTTTTACGCAGAAAAGCCTTGGTGGGATTACCACGAGCGCTTGGCGGCACCTTTAGCTAAAGTGGTAGGAGCAAAGACAGCAGAGGTTTCGGTGATGAATACGCTTACCGTAAACTTACATTTGCTAATGGTTTCATTTTATAGGCCTACGCAAAAAAGATTTAAAATTATTTGTGAGGAGAAAGCTTTTCCTTCAGATCAATATATGCTTACTAGTCAGGTGAAATTTCATGGATTTGACCCTAAAGATGCCATAGTTGAGGTAAAGAAACGCGAGGGGGAACATCATTGGCGTACCGAAGATGTTATTGCTAAAATTAATGAAGTAGGAGATGCGTTAGCCTTAGTGTTAATCGGAGGCGTAAATTATTATAACGGTCAGGTTTTTGACATGGAAAATATTACCAAAGCAGGTAAAGCTGCTGGTGCTTTTGTGGGCTGGGATTTGGCGCATGGGGCAGGGAATGTTGAATTGAAATTAAACGAATGGAATGCTGATTTTGCAGCATGGTGTAGTTATAAATACATGAATAGTGGGCCAGGAAACGCTTCTGGAGTTTATATTAATGAAAAACATTTAAACAACCCTGATATTCCGCGTTTTGAAGGTTGGTGGGGCACAAAGAAAGAAACTCGTTTTTTAATGAAACCTGAGTTTGAGCCTATGGAAAATGCAGATGCATGGCAAATAAGTAATGCGCCTATTTTAGCTATAGCTCCTTACTTAGCCTCTTTAACTATGTTTGAGGAAGTAGGGATGCCTGCTTTACTTAAAAAGAGAGATACCATTGTCGCTTATCTTGAATATATATTACACGAAATAGATGCTGAGGTTTCTAGTAGTTTTGAAATAATAACTCCTGAAGATCGCGGATGCCAATTATCTGTTCTTCTTCATGGACAAGGAAAGTCTTTGTTTAATTATTTGATGAAAAATGGAGTAATCACAGATTGGAGAGAACCCAATGTAATCCGTTTAGCTCCGGCGCCATTTTACTGTTCTTATGAAGACATGTATCGTTTTGGGCAGTTATTAAAAAAAGGAATTTTGGCTTTAGAAAAAGAAAATTCTTAA
- a CDS encoding MFS transporter, producing MKSLKLILFNPRYFAPAWSFATLNILFGTWATYIPEIKEDIGLDKASLGFAIFFLSLGNFTIFPVASRLINKIGVGKSVWYGLLLICLSSILPFIALNYYTLIAGLYFYGAANGFLDISMNTLVTEIEKEDDQNFMSAAHGFFSLGGVIAGIGSFLIVIVDNRMLHICGVAALLVVTSALLRKNYIHIISPPIEKEAFKIKNFKPLFLLGVISFVIMGSEGAIIDWSGIYLQEINLAPEKYIGLGFLAFSVMMTLGRFLADGISAKIGSIKIVILGTLLAIGGFFLVLSGILVVTILGFALIGLGFSAIIPELFRIGGKVKGVASSQGIAFIAGTGVSGFLLGPVVLGFLAESYSLRISFMLLLVCSITVLAASLLLKQKRGA from the coding sequence ATGAAATCACTTAAGCTAATTTTGTTTAATCCGCGTTACTTTGCACCTGCATGGTCATTTGCGACCTTAAATATTTTGTTTGGTACTTGGGCTACTTATATTCCAGAAATTAAAGAAGATATTGGTTTGGATAAAGCAAGCTTAGGTTTTGCTATTTTTTTCCTGTCTCTAGGTAATTTTACAATTTTTCCGGTAGCATCAAGATTAATTAATAAGATTGGGGTTGGTAAGTCTGTATGGTATGGTTTACTATTAATTTGTCTGTCTTCAATTTTACCATTTATAGCCCTTAATTATTATACGTTAATAGCGGGACTTTATTTTTATGGTGCTGCCAATGGCTTTCTGGATATTTCTATGAATACCTTGGTTACTGAAATAGAAAAAGAAGACGATCAAAACTTTATGTCCGCCGCACACGGTTTTTTTAGTTTAGGGGGCGTCATTGCGGGAATCGGTAGTTTTCTAATAGTGATTGTAGATAACAGGATGCTACATATCTGTGGTGTAGCGGCACTATTAGTAGTGACAAGTGCGCTATTACGTAAAAATTATATTCATATCATATCGCCGCCAATTGAAAAAGAAGCTTTTAAAATAAAGAATTTTAAACCACTGTTTCTCCTAGGGGTTATTTCATTTGTGATTATGGGAAGTGAAGGGGCTATTATTGATTGGAGCGGAATTTATCTTCAAGAAATTAATTTGGCACCAGAAAAATACATAGGATTAGGGTTTTTGGCTTTTTCTGTAATGATGACTTTAGGTAGGTTTCTGGCAGATGGTATCAGTGCAAAGATTGGATCAATTAAGATTGTTATTCTGGGCACTTTGCTGGCCATTGGAGGTTTTTTTTTAGTACTCTCAGGAATTCTTGTGGTAACCATTCTTGGTTTTGCATTAATAGGCTTAGGTTTTTCTGCAATTATTCCAGAGCTTTTTAGAATAGGAGGTAAGGTAAAAGGCGTAGCATCTTCTCAGGGAATTGCATTTATTGCAGGAACTGGGGTGTCTGGATTCTTATTAGGTCCTGTTGTTTTGGGTTTCTTGGCAGAATCTTATTCCTTACGGATTAGCTTTATGCTTTTGCTGGTCTGTTCTATAACTGTCTTAGCAGCGTCTTTATTATTAAAACAAAAAAGGGGCGCATAA